Below is a genomic region from Helianthus annuus cultivar XRQ/B chromosome 2, HanXRQr2.0-SUNRISE, whole genome shotgun sequence.
tcattatttaccCTTGTACTTTTCGTTCGTCCGTACTAAACCCTCTTGCTTACATGAAATCAAGTTTAACTCCAAATTAAACATGAGTTAcataaaatattgttttattgttaAAATGATTGAAAAGGATGTATGCCGGAGATGAAATTGATGTTTCTAAGTGTTTTAAATTACTCTAAAGTGACAGCTGATATGACGTTTAAAATTGTCTAGCGTCGTGGAAACTCTCAAGGGTGTGCAAACAATATGACGTATGGTTCTTTAAAACCTTAATAATTGCAAAGATCATGACATATGGGTTGCCCCCATCTTCATTTTTCACACTTTTAGGTTTATtaaaagctaaaaaaaaaaaatcaaaccttAAAACGTTGAAGCCATGAACACCAAGAAAACCTAAGCTATGAGAGAAAATATATGAGATATTTTTAAGTCGCGATTTGAAAGAAAGGGTCCGTCGATGTTCTTGTCACGGGCCGGAGGTTATTAATGCCTGATAACGACTCGAAGATATCAGTGAATCCCATTGTTGTTCGGTTTCAAGCTCAAGTCTAGCTTTTGAAGCATACCCAGTTAGAGATGCACAAAATTACCCCTACCCGACCCGCGGGTACATACCAGTTCTACGAGTGTAGAAAAAGAAACCCGACCCGGAACCACTGAACCCAGTTCCACCTCTACCTGGGGAAAACCCGGATCCGACCCGGAAAAACCCGGTCAAATACCATTACTGCCTGATTCACAGGTAACCAATACATTGACTTGTCAACGAAAGTAGGCTCTTGTGGACGGTTCAATCCGACCCGGGTCCCACTTGGTGTGCAAAATGATGTAATAAAAATTCTCCGACAAAGTTTGTAACCCGAAATGAATCGGGCCTCTTAATTCTTAAATGGATTCAGATTGTCAGAAGATGCTACAGATATTAAACATTCTAATAGTTTTTTTACAGAGTCAAGAATCATAAACAGGTAAAAGAAAATTTCATCTTCGCAGACACGTTCACTCTACAGTTTGACGAGCGGTCCAGGTTACTGTTTCAGGATCAAAATCAGCAAAAAGAAAAAGGTCTAACCTTACATTCTTACCAGAAAGTGTTATCTTTGTGTTATTCCTCATCCCTGCACGACAAAACGGGCTTGGGTCATGACAGTTTATTTTTGTACAGAAACAAGCCGGGTCGGGTTGAACCGGAGCATATTTTGCCCAAAAATGTAGACTTTataagttatttatttatttatttttttgaacggcaaatttggatcactgacgaaccactggagtatcatcgtgccaccagcggaactacgggtgcaaatgagccgagccgagcccgaggtcggctcgattcgagctttatttctgaagctcaagctcggctcgaaggtaatttttaaagctcgagctcggctcgggctcaacatgtttagtatttattaattaatttatattaattataattattcacacacatataatttagttatttttttatatttatataaatggtaattattattattatataaatatatgtttaatatattaataaaaaaatatataaacagaaagctcgaTTAGGCTCGTGAGCCGAGCtcagccggctcgagctcgataagcgaagctcgggctcgggctcgtttactaaacgagcttgtttttaggttCGGGCTCAAGCttgtttaagctcggctcgttcgagctttttttcgagccgagctcgagtagctcggctcgtttgtacccctaagcggaaccacccgatcatatccatctccagtaggcataatgcctatacaccaattcaggaggaaacctaataaatatgggaaaaaaccccttgtgagaatcgaaccaggacctattggtcctaaagtattatcccacccccaagatgccactaggctataaagccatggacaGACTTTATAAGTTATTAGGGTCAAAAAATCAAAATACAAAAAGTACTTTCTTTCAATAGAAGCTCATTTAGAGTAAAAtcccattttcgtccctgaggtttggccggttttgcgattttcgtccaaaggtttgtttttctgcatctggatccaaaaggtttaaaatcttgtcattttcatccaactcgttaacTCCGTCTATtctttttctctgttaagtcaggggtattcccgtcttttttgttaacttaaagggtaattcggtctttttcactttatgaacaagcatttagcataatgtacaagtaatcatttcatttaaagggcaattcgttgtttttcactttatgtacgaaaatacccttgacttaacgaagaaaaatagatggagttaacgagccggatgaaaatgacaagatttcaaaccttttggatccagatgcggaaaaaacaatcctttagacgaaagtcgcaaaactagtCAAACCCCAtggatgaaaatagcattttacatGTTTGACCTATTAGAGATATAcacaacccgacccgacccgacccgacccgacccgactcaTTCATAACTAAAACGAGCCAAAAACGCCACCACTAAAGAAAAAAACGTAAAATTAAGACATACTTACAATCAACATTGAAGAAAATTCCGAAAATCTACGCTCCTAAGTACTGCATGAGGTCAAGGTCATCATCAAGCAGATAATCGAAATCCGTATCAAGTGAAGTCGTTCCATTGATCCCGAAATTAAACGGGCTATTAAACCCTCCATAATCTAGCGACAAACTATTGACCGATGATTCAAAATGGTTATCAACCGGTCTCTCATTCCCATTATGAAACGCATCTTTTTCAAGATTCTGCATACGATCACCCAGAACCGCATTAACGTTTTCATTCTCGAACACGTTAACCAGCTGCTGTCCATCAACGGGTGGCGTATAAAGAGGATACGGAACCAGACTATGTAAATCGGAACTTTGTGGCCCGTGGTGGACCCTACTTGGTCGGTAATCCGGTTCTTGAACTAGTGGATACAGTAACATGTCATTATGCGTTCGTGAATCGGTAAATTGGTTGTCTAATATGTGTTCGTGAATCCGAACATCAGTTCCGGTTTCAGTATGGCCGTCCAACATGCGTTCGTGAATCGGTAAATCGGTTAACGATGTACCGACTTGGTTTACATTAGGCACCGTATCTTGCGGCTCGTACGATGCTATTTTTTGCTTAGGTGGCTTTAACGTCTCGCGTTTTCGCTTCTTGTTAGATTGCTTTTGTTTCTTATCGTTAACACGCGATGCTGCATCGTGATCTTTCGATGAAACCGAGGCAGGCCCATCTTCAACATCGTCGACATCATAATCACTGTCGTAACTATTCGAAGGTCGGTTTTTATCACGACAACCACCCGATAGCGTCTCCGTCTCGGTTATCCCCGAACCACCATTATCACCGCTAGATTGTCGAATTAACGATTCCTCTCGGCTCAACACCGCTAACCAAATCGAACTCTCTTTAGCGGTCATCTTGTCTTGTAAGCATTTCGACCGGCATACCAACTTTCTAATCTTAGCAATATCCGGCGACATGTGTTTAATAACCGCCGTTAACACCCCAACTTTCCAAATTTTCTTCAAATCGTGCGGCTTCTTATACGGTGGAGATTGGGCCTTCGGGAGCCCGATACTCGTCCACCAATCTTCGCCGCCAGTGGGCCACCACGGTGGCGGTTGACCCTTCTCTAACGGAAACTTCCTTTGCGGCGGATCGCAGTGTTGCATTAACGACGATAATAACGAGCCCAATGTAGCATCTTGTAGATCTTGAAGTATGCTATTTGAGTTCCCGTTACGACAACCGATTCCTTGTTGTTTAGATACGCGATCATTATCGTGTTTGGCTACGGCTGCGGGCCCGTTTTTGTCGAACTTCACCTTTTCTTTCCACCAAGCGCGTAAATTATCCGATGAACCACTTACCGGCTTACCCGTTTCCGGAATAATCCCATAAACGAACCCACGAGCTTTACAAACTTCCATAAGCTTCAACATGTACTTCAAGATCCCGTCTTGAGCCCTAGACATCTTCTTCCTACGCGCTTGATCGCTCGTTGATTTCGCCTTTTGCTTTTCGGCAGCTTGTTGTGCTAAaatcttttgtttttctttgatTCTTTTGAGCTTGATTCGATCCTTCCACATCCGTCTTTCGAGATCTTCGGCATCGATCTCTTCGTCACTCACGTCTTTCTCCGCTATATTCTCGCACCGGATATCGTCACCTTCGACATCCGAATCGTTATCCAATCCGTTCGTATCAATCACAAGATCATCCATgatgaattataacaaatgtctCTCAGAGGAATTTCATCGAACAGTTGATATGCACTAAACAGCTAAACTCCTTTAAATCTTTAATCAGATCTTTTATCtaataattcaataaaaaaacacaaaaagaaacaTAGTTTCAGTAAACTAATCAAGTTGAATGAATAAAgattaaagagtaaactgccattttggtccctgtggtttggtcacttttgccactttagtccaaaactcaaactttttgcatctgggtccctgtggtttcagttttattgccattttggtccaaaaataaatcaggtcatatttgtcttataaaatcccgctattttgtcattttccgcatgtgcaaaatgatcatttcttttttataaataaataccatattttataagacaaatatgacctgatttgcccatgaggaaaatgacaaaattgcaggattttataagacaaatatgacctgttttcatttttggaccaaaatggcaataaaactgaaaccacgaCCCAGATGcgaaaagtttgagttttggactaaagtggcaaaagtgaccaaaccacagggaccaaaatgacagtttactcaagATTAAAACATTTCACCATAAACAACAATCAAATGATCAAAAACAATTATTTCAAACAAAGATTGACAAAACCCAATAAATTATAACAAAAATGTCTCTCAGAGGAATTTCATCAAACAGTTGATATGCACTAAACAATAACAATCAAATCTTTTATC
It encodes:
- the LOC110927138 gene encoding ETHYLENE INSENSITIVE 3-like 3 protein, with product MDDLVIDTNGLDNDSDVEGDDIRCENIAEKDVSDEEIDAEDLERRMWKDRIKLKRIKEKQKILAQQAAEKQKAKSTSDQARRKKMSRAQDGILKYMLKLMEVCKARGFVYGIIPETGKPVSGSSDNLRAWWKEKVKFDKNGPAAVAKHDNDRVSKQQGIGCRNGNSNSILQDLQDATLGSLLSSLMQHCDPPQRKFPLEKGQPPPWWPTGGEDWWTSIGLPKAQSPPYKKPHDLKKIWKVGVLTAVIKHMSPDIAKIRKLVCRSKCLQDKMTAKESSIWLAVLSREESLIRQSSGDNGGSGITETETLSGGCRDKNRPSNSYDSDYDVDDVEDGPASVSSKDHDAASRVNDKKQKQSNKKRKRETLKPPKQKIASYEPQDTVPNVNQVGTSLTDLPIHERMLDGHTETGTDVRIHEHILDNQFTDSRTHNDMLLYPLVQEPDYRPSRVHHGPQSSDLHSLVPYPLYTPPVDGQQLVNVFENENVNAVLGDRMQNLEKDAFHNGNERPVDNHFESSVNSLSLDYGGFNSPFNFGINGTTSLDTDFDYLLDDDLDLMQYLGA